A region of Streptomyces sp. NBC_01267 DNA encodes the following proteins:
- a CDS encoding transglycosylase family protein, translating into MLFSSKSKHRRPSKAVRIATLAGVAGAAVAVPLLGATSASAASVSTWDAVAQCESGGNWSINTGNGYYGGLQFSASSWAAAGGTQYAPRADLATKDQQIAVAEKLLAIQGPGAWSCAGAGNLSNDGVDPGVNTSTSSHSGSSSASSSTSQQSSRGEQQTASRGEARTTTKAAPKQAAPKQAAPRHAAPRHAAPVVIQKGDGEYKVKAGDTLSEIAAAAHTPGGWQKLYDLNKNIVKDADLIYPGQQLHLS; encoded by the coding sequence ATGCTGTTTTCCAGCAAGTCCAAGCACCGTCGCCCCTCCAAGGCCGTCCGCATCGCCACGCTCGCCGGTGTCGCCGGTGCGGCCGTAGCCGTGCCGCTGCTGGGCGCGACCTCGGCCTCCGCCGCTTCCGTCTCCACGTGGGACGCCGTCGCGCAGTGCGAGTCCGGCGGTAACTGGTCCATCAACACGGGCAACGGTTACTACGGTGGGCTCCAGTTCTCCGCCTCCAGCTGGGCCGCCGCCGGTGGTACGCAGTACGCCCCGCGTGCCGACCTGGCCACCAAGGACCAGCAGATCGCCGTGGCCGAGAAGCTTCTCGCCATCCAGGGCCCGGGTGCCTGGTCCTGCGCCGGTGCCGGAAACCTGAGCAACGACGGTGTCGACCCGGGCGTCAACACCTCCACGTCGAGCCACTCGGGCAGCTCCAGCGCCAGCTCCAGCACCAGCCAGCAGAGCAGCCGCGGCGAGCAGCAGACCGCTTCGCGCGGCGAGGCCCGCACCACCACGAAGGCCGCCCCGAAGCAGGCTGCCCCGAAGCAGGCCGCCCCCCGCCACGCCGCTCCCCGCCACGCCGCCCCGGTCGTGATCCAGAAGGGCGACGGCGAGTACAAGGTCAAGGCCGGCGACACCCTCAGCGAGATCGCCGCCGCCGCGCACACCCCCGGTGGCTGGCAGAAGCTGTACGACCTGAACAAGAACATCGTGAAGGACGCCGACCTGATCTACCCGGGTCAGCAGCTTCACCTGAGCTGA
- a CDS encoding LysM peptidoglycan-binding domain-containing protein gives MALPLLAATGAHAADASTWDRVALCESGGLWSADLGNGAYGGLQFSQKTWDQYGGTQYAARPDLASRAQQIAVAQKVLAAEGSKPWASCADISGLTESDTATPSVDPGAPDTASPTPSATDSASDPATPAPKSSASAPRSKGSASAASPSSPASPTSPGSSNKSGSSSKSHSSGPSDSANPSGSDSGSPSGSTSAPEGATGSGQGGTAGRHRGGEAQDGAGVGRDDSGRHASRSAGPARDTARTDGTYTVREGDNLWAIAEAHDLPGGWPALYEANQRTVGADPDHIVPGQSLDLDQKQG, from the coding sequence ATGGCCCTTCCACTGCTGGCCGCGACCGGGGCGCACGCCGCCGACGCCTCCACCTGGGACCGGGTCGCGCTCTGCGAGAGCGGCGGCCTCTGGAGCGCCGACCTCGGCAACGGGGCCTACGGCGGGCTCCAGTTCTCGCAGAAGACCTGGGACCAGTACGGCGGCACGCAGTACGCGGCCCGCCCCGACCTCGCCAGCCGGGCCCAGCAGATAGCCGTGGCGCAGAAGGTCCTCGCGGCCGAGGGTTCGAAGCCCTGGGCCAGCTGCGCGGACATCTCGGGCCTGACGGAGAGTGACACCGCGACCCCGTCCGTGGATCCGGGCGCTCCGGACACCGCGAGCCCCACGCCCTCGGCGACCGATTCCGCTTCGGATCCGGCTACGCCCGCACCGAAGTCCTCGGCCTCGGCGCCGCGATCGAAGGGCTCCGCTTCGGCCGCATCGCCCAGTTCGCCCGCTTCACCCACTTCACCCGGTTCATCAAATAAGTCCGGTTCATCAAGTAAGTCCCATTCTTCTGGACCGTCCGACTCTGCGAACCCCTCCGGCTCTGACTCCGGCTCACCTTCCGGCTCCACGTCGGCGCCTGAGGGTGCCACGGGATCCGGTCAGGGGGGAACGGCGGGCAGGCACCGTGGCGGTGAGGCGCAGGACGGTGCGGGTGTCGGCCGTGACGATTCCGGCCGCCACGCCTCGCGCTCCGCCGGTCCGGCTCGCGATACCGCCCGTACGGACGGCACTTACACCGTCCGCGAGGGTGACAACCTCTGGGCGATCGCGGAAGCGCACGATCTGCCCGGCGGATGGCCCGCACTCTATGAGGCGAACCAGCGGACGGTCGGCGCCGACCCGGACCACATCGTTCCTGGCCAGAGCCTTGATCTCGACCAAAAACAAGGGTAG
- a CDS encoding SurA N-terminal domain-containing protein, with amino-acid sequence MHRRRRTALSVSAALLGAAPLLAACGSQAHPGAAAVVGKDRITVAAVQAQVKEVRDAQNKSPQAAEMIKSSNNLSGMKLGGMIFDRVLARAAADAGVKVTRKDVQDARDQLAKQAGSEQRLQQVYLQQNGVAPSQIDAALQEQVTASKLAQQLGADLGTSAGQTVVLQAMAKTSKAMGVDVNPRYGVWNAKKSQLGEYQAPWIAQTAKGQGIQTGA; translated from the coding sequence TTGCACCGCCGCCGTCGCACTGCGCTCTCCGTATCCGCCGCGCTCCTCGGCGCAGCCCCGCTCCTCGCCGCCTGCGGCAGTCAGGCGCATCCCGGGGCCGCAGCCGTCGTGGGCAAGGACCGGATCACGGTCGCTGCCGTCCAGGCGCAGGTGAAGGAGGTGCGCGACGCCCAGAACAAGTCCCCGCAGGCCGCCGAGATGATCAAGAGCAGCAACAACCTCAGCGGAATGAAGCTCGGCGGCATGATCTTCGACCGGGTGCTCGCCAGGGCCGCGGCGGACGCCGGGGTCAAGGTCACCCGCAAGGACGTGCAGGACGCGCGGGACCAGCTCGCCAAGCAGGCGGGCAGCGAACAGCGGCTCCAGCAGGTCTACCTCCAGCAGAACGGCGTGGCCCCCAGCCAGATCGACGCGGCGCTCCAGGAGCAGGTCACCGCGTCGAAGCTGGCCCAGCAGCTGGGCGCCGACCTCGGTACCTCGGCCGGGCAGACCGTGGTGCTCCAGGCGATGGCGAAGACCTCCAAGGCCATGGGGGTCGACGTCAATCCCCGCTACGGGGTCTGGAACGCGAAGAAGAGCCAGCTCGGCGAGTACCAGGCACCGTGGATCGCGCAGACCGCCAAGGGGCAGGGCATCCAGACCGGGGCGTAG
- a CDS encoding GtrA family protein: MTAPIAQLVRFALVGGVNTATYYGCYLLLLTQLPYLAAHTLAFCLSMIGSFFMNARFTYRIRPTWRKFLLFPLTNVANFVITTGGVYVLVDLAHLGPHYAPLVAAAAAIPLTFVISRTIMLRPDNPEASESLVEPVAPATPNA, encoded by the coding sequence ATGACCGCCCCGATCGCCCAGCTGGTCCGCTTCGCGCTGGTCGGTGGGGTGAACACCGCCACGTACTACGGCTGTTACCTGCTGCTCCTCACCCAGCTGCCCTATCTCGCCGCGCACACCCTCGCGTTCTGCCTCAGCATGATCGGCTCGTTCTTCATGAACGCCCGGTTCACCTACCGGATCCGGCCGACCTGGCGGAAGTTCCTGCTGTTCCCGCTGACGAACGTGGCGAACTTCGTGATCACGACGGGCGGTGTCTACGTCCTGGTGGACCTGGCCCACCTCGGCCCGCACTACGCGCCGCTGGTCGCCGCCGCGGCGGCCATTCCGCTCACTTTCGTCATCTCACGGACGATCATGCTCCGCCCCGACAACCCGGAAGCCTCCGAATCGTTGGTCGAACCAGTGGCCCCCGCCACGCCGAATGCCTAA
- a CDS encoding nucleoside triphosphate pyrophosphohydrolase, translating to MTAEDTPNASDAASVPAGPESPDGATGRIVLLTTSHRVAPGLLSWPAWQLLHAADRVLCGDETHPQLPYLREAGVTVEHASPDAHRLVEECAGGRTVVVLPSGEGDRPLTDGLARLAGSGRVRMPDLELLPGSYDLPGARLLDLVQVMDRVRRECPWTSQQTHRGLAKYLIEEAYELVEAIEDGDRDELREELGDVLLQVVFHARIAEEASGEEGDEPFSIDDVAGGLVDKLVRRHPHVFGDETALTAEDVHAHWNRTKAIEKQRASVTDGVPVGQPALALAAKLSSRVRAGGLDVPLPQGEGVGYQLLALAARAEAEGTEPESALRAAARAYRDAIRAAEAGVAE from the coding sequence GTGACCGCTGAAGACACCCCGAACGCCTCCGACGCCGCCTCCGTCCCCGCCGGTCCGGAAAGCCCCGACGGCGCCACCGGCCGCATCGTGCTGCTGACCACCAGCCACCGTGTCGCGCCGGGGCTGCTGTCCTGGCCCGCCTGGCAACTGCTGCACGCCGCCGACCGGGTGCTGTGCGGGGACGAGACCCACCCCCAGCTGCCGTACCTGCGGGAGGCGGGCGTCACCGTCGAGCACGCGTCGCCCGACGCGCACCGGCTCGTCGAGGAGTGCGCGGGCGGCCGTACGGTCGTGGTCCTCCCCTCCGGCGAGGGCGACCGGCCACTGACCGACGGTCTCGCCCGGCTCGCGGGCAGCGGCCGGGTGCGGATGCCGGACCTGGAGCTGCTGCCCGGCTCGTACGACCTGCCGGGCGCGCGCCTGCTCGACCTCGTCCAGGTGATGGACCGGGTGCGCCGCGAGTGCCCGTGGACCTCGCAGCAGACCCACCGGGGGCTGGCGAAGTACCTCATCGAGGAGGCGTACGAACTCGTCGAGGCGATCGAGGACGGCGACCGCGACGAACTGCGCGAGGAGCTGGGCGACGTACTGCTCCAGGTCGTCTTCCACGCGCGGATCGCGGAGGAGGCGAGCGGGGAAGAAGGGGACGAGCCGTTCTCCATCGACGACGTCGCGGGCGGCCTCGTCGACAAGCTCGTCCGGCGCCACCCCCATGTGTTCGGCGACGAGACGGCGCTGACCGCCGAGGACGTCCACGCGCACTGGAACCGCACCAAGGCGATCGAGAAGCAGCGGGCCTCGGTCACCGACGGTGTTCCGGTCGGCCAGCCCGCGCTGGCCCTCGCGGCGAAGCTCAGCTCCCGGGTGCGCGCCGGGGGACTGGACGTTCCGCTGCCGCAGGGGGAGGGCGTCGGCTACCAACTGCTCGCGCTCGCCGCACGGGCCGAGGCGGAAGGCACCGAACCGGAGTCCGCGCTGCGGGCCGCGGCGCGTGCGTACCGGGACGCGATCCGGGCCGCTGAGGCGGGAGTTGCTGAGTAA
- a CDS encoding tetratricopeptide repeat protein, whose amino-acid sequence MGTQGDRWAEDGAARVSNGVSGGTVGPVVQSGYIGSVHFNGGTGPLPESRQWPPAADADPVALGVRRPWRAKGSPDLPLYIRRDTDDELRHAVREVAWTGGLVLVTGEPFSGKTMSTWAAMTAEMPNACVLAPRRGAPLHTLPPLCRTSRPDERPRILWLDDLPRYLGENPGENGLEPGLLNELQRQRVVVLATMRNEVYERVRYGTGPASTVLDMARATVDLASEWSDAEFAGLAWKGDPRLNDVHQRWRPTRRVGEYLAVGPLLWDEWRRSRQAAGRRRGHALVQAAIDLARCEVPGPVSALRLREAHEFYLDAVPAAGRESLDEAFDWASGVRHGVTGLLVPGEEQGTWRAFGSLVVMAAHDSARSPVPLAVWRCALRAAEGTDGHDAVVKAAAAAYRSEAEAGSAEAMFGLADLFVAAEDMDSAEEWLRKAAEAGHVKAAGRLGRILVDRGEFREAEPFLEVAAETGDSDAAGLLGQLLQDRAMRWLRSAAEQGNGEAAHDLGDMLVGTGETAEAMRFYRTAVAAGREEVAASIGSLLHDWGQTVEAESWYRKGVDAGDARAAHNLALLLHYQGGWAEEAEALYRQAMKAGRPQAPTGLAVLLERQGRLVEAEPLYRLGHAWGDEGAAFLLAGNLKRRHRTAEAREWYRKAADAGSDQAAITLAQLDSDAAHLE is encoded by the coding sequence ATGGGTACGCAGGGGGACCGCTGGGCCGAGGACGGTGCGGCGCGCGTCAGTAACGGTGTGTCCGGTGGCACCGTGGGTCCCGTCGTTCAGTCGGGGTACATCGGATCCGTCCACTTCAACGGCGGCACGGGCCCACTGCCCGAATCGAGGCAGTGGCCGCCGGCAGCCGACGCGGACCCGGTCGCGCTCGGTGTACGGCGTCCCTGGCGGGCCAAGGGCAGCCCCGACCTTCCGCTGTACATCAGGCGGGACACCGACGACGAACTGCGCCACGCGGTAAGGGAAGTGGCGTGGACCGGAGGGCTGGTGCTCGTCACCGGCGAGCCCTTCTCGGGCAAAACCATGAGCACCTGGGCGGCGATGACCGCTGAGATGCCGAACGCCTGCGTTCTCGCGCCGCGCCGGGGCGCGCCGCTCCATACGCTTCCCCCGCTCTGCCGGACGAGCCGGCCCGACGAGCGCCCCAGGATTCTCTGGCTGGACGACCTTCCCCGCTACCTGGGGGAGAACCCGGGGGAGAACGGCCTGGAACCCGGCCTGTTGAACGAGTTGCAGAGGCAGCGGGTGGTGGTCCTGGCAACGATGCGGAACGAGGTCTACGAGAGGGTCCGGTACGGCACCGGACCCGCGTCCACCGTGCTCGACATGGCCAGGGCCACCGTCGATCTGGCGTCCGAGTGGAGTGACGCGGAGTTCGCGGGCCTGGCGTGGAAGGGCGATCCACGGCTGAACGACGTGCACCAGCGGTGGCGGCCGACGCGCCGGGTCGGTGAGTATCTGGCCGTCGGCCCGCTGCTGTGGGACGAGTGGCGGCGCTCCCGGCAGGCGGCAGGCAGACGGCGTGGGCACGCCCTGGTGCAGGCTGCGATCGACCTGGCCCGCTGCGAAGTTCCGGGACCGGTGTCGGCCCTGCGGCTGCGGGAGGCGCACGAGTTCTATCTGGATGCCGTTCCCGCAGCGGGTCGGGAGAGCCTGGACGAGGCGTTCGACTGGGCGTCCGGCGTACGCCACGGGGTGACCGGACTCCTCGTACCCGGTGAAGAGCAAGGGACCTGGCGGGCGTTCGGCTCCCTGGTGGTGATGGCCGCACACGATTCGGCACGGTCGCCCGTGCCGCTGGCGGTGTGGCGGTGCGCGTTGCGGGCGGCCGAGGGAACGGACGGCCACGACGCCGTGGTGAAGGCGGCGGCTGCCGCCTACCGGTCCGAGGCCGAGGCCGGAAGCGCCGAGGCGATGTTCGGCCTCGCCGATCTGTTCGTGGCGGCCGAGGACATGGACTCCGCCGAGGAGTGGCTACGGAAGGCGGCGGAAGCCGGTCATGTGAAGGCGGCCGGGCGGCTGGGCCGCATCCTGGTCGACCGGGGCGAGTTCCGGGAGGCCGAACCCTTCCTGGAAGTGGCGGCCGAGACCGGGGACTCCGACGCGGCGGGGCTGCTCGGACAACTGCTGCAGGACCGCGCGATGCGGTGGCTGCGCAGCGCGGCCGAACAGGGCAACGGCGAGGCGGCGCACGATCTGGGCGACATGCTGGTCGGCACGGGTGAGACGGCCGAGGCGATGCGTTTCTACCGCACGGCCGTGGCGGCGGGGCGCGAGGAGGTCGCGGCCAGTATCGGTTCGCTTCTCCACGACTGGGGGCAGACGGTGGAGGCGGAGAGCTGGTACCGCAAGGGGGTCGACGCCGGGGACGCGCGTGCTGCGCACAACCTGGCGCTGCTGCTGCATTACCAGGGTGGTTGGGCCGAGGAGGCGGAAGCCCTCTACCGGCAGGCCATGAAAGCCGGGCGTCCTCAGGCGCCCACCGGTCTGGCCGTACTGCTGGAACGGCAGGGGCGCTTGGTGGAGGCAGAGCCGCTGTACCGCCTGGGGCACGCGTGGGGCGACGAGGGGGCCGCGTTCCTGCTCGCGGGGAATCTGAAGCGGCGCCACCGGACCGCCGAGGCCAGGGAGTGGTACCGGAAGGCCGCGGACGCGGGCAGCGACCAGGCCGCGATCACCCTCGCCCAGCTCGACAGCGACGCGGCCCACCTGGAGTAG
- a CDS encoding YfhO family protein — protein sequence MTFRRRALPPRLRATVLATLLTVLAVCTGDAAARIYPYGPRHRSVSDLGNQYVPFHAHLQDLLHGRADGGLFVNWQSGFGMSFLPDLGTYLSSPFALVVGFFPKDRVDLALYVVTLLKMAAASAAMASLLLTLRPGRWWAAGLLGASYALCGWSVLEASYNPMWLDGLIAFPLLCLVGEWARESRRPLLGPVVVALAWTANFYTAYMATIGAALVLVVRLLLESGSGEAAGAVGAGARIRIRALLRAARTVLLGIALAAPLLYPVFLGTEQAYPGWTREFTPASWTDLFARTLPATYSFSTPALFLGTGTLLLVFALAFHRAVPVRERAAWTGLVVLVALSLQWKPTHLFWHLFATPNGSPYRQTFVLSGLLVIAAWTALSYGLPDRRALLGGCGVLAVIGAVAASSRIVTVFTYPLLVLGLAALAGGLLVLARATGRRGMVALGVLLLAASQAGQAAATTAYADRVRIHRLDDYAPWGRHLDQEAAAVAKADGWPRYRTDPGREQTTGNDPLLVGGQGASYYSSMTPDVYTRTMAALGDGWTSRGRNIQSLDNPVTDAIFSVGARVHSSPDDPSPDGTRPPTVTRAEVPPLVTVRPPGPVPHFGRSPFRNQEALLGASVYTYAAACPAGSEVYYSAPNFTGTVRLGPTEVALNGGQKGRRAAVQPMGTAPGGVAVTPGGAAITTSGERDTPHGETVTPHGETVTPHGEAGSSPHGETGCLSKARLARAVAHLKATGATSVTVTDDSIRAQLPPSSRGTAVLAMPSIPGWQCRTGNGPDHLAGSYLGLVSVPLNGRATTVSCTFRPPGLRAGSAAGALAVLVLAGSAVVRRAVRARRSGGGSTLTLAGPA from the coding sequence ATGACGTTCCGCCGTAGGGCCCTGCCGCCCCGCCTCCGCGCCACCGTACTGGCGACGCTGCTCACCGTACTGGCCGTGTGCACCGGTGATGCCGCCGCCCGTATCTACCCGTACGGCCCGCGCCACCGCAGCGTCAGCGACCTGGGCAATCAGTACGTCCCCTTCCACGCCCACCTCCAGGACCTGCTGCACGGCCGGGCCGACGGCGGGCTGTTCGTCAACTGGCAGTCCGGGTTCGGGATGTCCTTCCTGCCCGACCTGGGGACGTATCTGAGCAGCCCGTTCGCCCTGGTCGTCGGCTTCTTCCCGAAGGACCGGGTGGATCTCGCTCTGTACGTCGTGACCCTGCTCAAGATGGCGGCGGCCTCGGCGGCGATGGCCTCGCTGCTCCTCACCCTGCGGCCCGGCCGCTGGTGGGCGGCCGGGCTGCTCGGTGCCTCGTACGCGCTGTGCGGCTGGTCGGTGCTGGAGGCGTCGTACAACCCGATGTGGCTGGACGGGCTGATCGCCTTCCCGCTGCTGTGCCTGGTCGGCGAGTGGGCGAGGGAGAGCCGCCGGCCGCTGCTGGGACCGGTGGTGGTGGCGCTGGCCTGGACGGCGAACTTCTACACCGCGTACATGGCGACGATCGGCGCCGCGCTGGTGCTGGTGGTGCGGCTGCTCCTGGAGAGCGGCTCCGGGGAGGCAGCCGGGGCAGTCGGGGCGGGTGCGCGGATACGGATACGCGCGCTGCTCCGCGCCGCCCGGACCGTACTCCTCGGCATCGCGCTCGCCGCGCCCCTCCTGTACCCGGTGTTCCTCGGGACCGAGCAGGCCTACCCGGGCTGGACAAGGGAGTTCACGCCCGCGTCCTGGACGGACCTGTTCGCCCGGACGCTCCCCGCGACGTACAGCTTCTCCACCCCCGCGCTCTTCCTCGGCACCGGCACCCTGCTGCTCGTCTTCGCGCTGGCCTTCCACCGGGCGGTGCCGGTCCGGGAACGCGCCGCCTGGACGGGGCTCGTGGTCCTGGTCGCGCTGTCGTTGCAGTGGAAGCCCACGCATCTGTTCTGGCACCTCTTCGCGACACCGAACGGCAGCCCGTACCGGCAGACGTTCGTCCTCAGCGGGCTGCTGGTCATCGCGGCCTGGACCGCGCTCTCGTACGGTCTGCCGGACCGGCGCGCGCTGCTCGGGGGGTGCGGGGTGCTGGCCGTGATCGGCGCAGTCGCGGCGTCCTCCCGGATCGTCACCGTGTTCACGTACCCGCTCCTCGTGCTGGGCCTGGCGGCCCTGGCGGGCGGCCTGCTGGTACTGGCGCGGGCCACCGGCCGGCGGGGGATGGTGGCGCTGGGGGTGCTGCTGCTGGCGGCCTCGCAGGCGGGGCAGGCGGCGGCGACGACGGCGTACGCGGACCGGGTCCGGATCCACCGCCTCGACGACTACGCCCCCTGGGGCCGCCATCTGGACCAGGAGGCGGCGGCGGTCGCGAAGGCGGACGGCTGGCCGCGCTACCGCACCGACCCGGGGCGCGAACAGACCACCGGGAACGACCCGTTGCTGGTCGGCGGGCAGGGGGCTTCGTACTACAGCAGCATGACGCCGGACGTGTACACGCGGACGATGGCGGCGCTCGGCGACGGCTGGACCTCGCGCGGGCGGAACATCCAGTCGCTGGACAACCCGGTCACCGACGCGATCTTCTCGGTGGGCGCACGGGTGCACTCGTCACCGGACGACCCGTCACCGGACGGGACCCGGCCGCCGACCGTGACCCGGGCCGAGGTCCCCCCACTGGTGACGGTGCGCCCGCCGGGCCCGGTACCGCACTTCGGCCGCTCGCCGTTCCGCAACCAGGAGGCGCTGCTGGGCGCGTCCGTATATACGTATGCCGCCGCGTGCCCGGCGGGCAGTGAGGTCTACTACTCGGCGCCGAACTTCACGGGCACGGTGCGCCTGGGCCCGACGGAGGTGGCGCTGAACGGCGGCCAGAAGGGCCGACGGGCGGCCGTGCAGCCGATGGGGACGGCGCCGGGCGGGGTCGCGGTCACGCCGGGAGGTGCGGCGATCACCACGTCCGGGGAGAGGGACACGCCGCACGGGGAGACGGTCACACCGCACGGTGAGACCGTCACGCCGCACGGGGAGGCGGGATCGTCGCCGCACGGGGAGACGGGCTGCCTGTCGAAGGCACGGCTGGCGCGGGCAGTGGCCCATCTGAAGGCCACCGGAGCGACCTCGGTCACGGTGACGGACGACTCGATCCGCGCCCAACTCCCCCCGAGCTCCAGGGGAACAGCCGTCCTTGCCATGCCGAGCATCCCCGGCTGGCAGTGCCGCACCGGAAACGGCCCCGACCACCTGGCAGGCTCCTACCTGGGCCTGGTGTCCGTACCCCTGAACGGCCGGGCAACGACGGTGAGTTGCACGTTCCGGCCACCGGGACTGCGGGCGGGGTCGGCGGCGGGAGCACTGGCGGTACTGGTGCTGGCGGGAAGTGCGGTCGTACGGCGGGCAGTTCGGGCGCGGCGCAGCGGCGGGGGCAGCACGCTGACACTCGCGGGACCGGCCTGA
- a CDS encoding cytochrome P450 family protein, with protein MTDETAAGPTLALFTWEFATDPYPAYAWLREHAPVHRTALPSGVEAWLVTRYADARTALAEPRLSKNPAHHAESPHAKGKTGIPGERKADLMTHLLNIDPPDHTRLRRLVSKAFTPRTVALFAPRVQELTDQLIDAFLEKADAEKGEGEKGEADLIHEFAFPLPIYAICDLLGVPREDQDDFRDWAGMMIRHGGGPRGGVGRAVKKMRNYLAELIHRKREDLGDDLISGLIRASDHGEHLTENEAAAMAFILLFAGFETTVNLIGNGVYALLRNPDQRARLQASLAAGETELLATGVEELLRYDGPVELATWRYATEELELGGQTIAEGDPVLVVLAAADRDPERFSEPDTLDLSRIDNQHLGYGHGIHYCLGAPLARLEAQTALATLLRRLPDLRLAGEPGDLRWRGGLIMRGLRTLPVEFGPSQK; from the coding sequence GTGACCGACGAGACTGCCGCAGGCCCCACCCTCGCCCTCTTCACCTGGGAGTTCGCCACCGATCCGTACCCCGCGTACGCCTGGCTGCGCGAGCACGCCCCCGTGCACCGGACCGCGCTGCCCAGCGGTGTGGAGGCCTGGCTGGTGACGCGGTACGCGGACGCCCGTACCGCCCTCGCCGAACCCCGGCTGTCGAAGAACCCCGCGCACCACGCCGAGTCCCCGCACGCGAAGGGCAAGACCGGCATCCCGGGGGAGCGCAAGGCGGACCTGATGACGCATCTGCTGAACATCGACCCGCCGGACCACACCCGGCTGCGACGCCTCGTCTCGAAGGCCTTCACCCCGCGCACCGTGGCGCTCTTCGCGCCCCGCGTGCAGGAACTGACGGACCAGCTGATCGACGCCTTCCTGGAAAAGGCGGATGCGGAGAAGGGGGAGGGAGAGAAGGGGGAGGCGGACCTCATCCATGAGTTCGCCTTCCCGCTCCCCATCTACGCCATCTGTGATCTGCTCGGCGTCCCGCGCGAGGACCAGGACGACTTCCGGGACTGGGCGGGAATGATGATCCGGCACGGCGGCGGCCCGCGCGGCGGGGTCGGACGGGCCGTCAAGAAGATGCGGAACTACCTGGCCGAACTCATCCACCGTAAGAGGGAGGACCTGGGCGACGACCTCATCTCGGGGCTGATCCGGGCGAGCGACCACGGTGAGCACCTGACGGAGAACGAGGCGGCGGCGATGGCGTTCATCCTGCTCTTCGCCGGGTTCGAGACAACCGTCAACCTCATCGGGAACGGCGTGTACGCCCTGCTGCGCAACCCGGACCAGCGCGCACGGCTCCAGGCGTCCCTGGCCGCGGGCGAGACGGAGCTGCTGGCCACCGGGGTCGAGGAACTTCTGCGCTACGACGGCCCGGTCGAGCTGGCCACCTGGCGGTACGCCACCGAGGAGTTGGAACTGGGCGGGCAGACGATCGCGGAGGGCGATCCGGTGCTCGTCGTCCTGGCCGCCGCGGACCGGGACCCCGAGCGCTTCTCCGAGCCCGACACCCTCGACCTCTCCCGCATCGACAACCAGCACCTCGGGTACGGCCACGGCATCCACTACTGCCTGGGCGCCCCCCTGGCCAGACTGGAGGCACAGACCGCGCTGGCCACCTTGTTGCGGCGGCTGCCGGACCTGCGACTTGCGGGGGAACCTGGCGATTTGCGGTGGCGCGGCGGGCTCATCATGCGCGGACTGCGCACCCTTCCGGTGGAGTTCGGCCCCAGCCAGAAGTGA